AGAAGAGGCACGAAGATTACTTAACGAGTCCCTAGCAACACTTGATGAACAATAGGACATTTTTCTGCACTGAACCAAGTTAGTAATGCTGATCCTATATGAGaaattagtgtatttataaCCTTTTAGATTTTCTACTTTATACATGTGGTCTAGAATTGAACGCAATGCTTGTGATGTTAAATCTATTTCTGGAGTTGCCTCGAAAATTTTCGGTTACGTTTGtttagtgtttttattttttatttttatttttattttcactattttttgtttttaatattttgcaaaaataaaaaataagaaatggGTGAAATAAAAAcatgattttattgtttttactgctatttttttcttaattctaCACGCTTCATTTTTCTTAATTGTATATTGAAACTTGTTGCTAAAACTACACATCTAATTAATGGTATATTGACACTTTGACAGTAGTCTAGTATGTTTATGGTGATTAATAATTCAATATGCTTTCCAACTTCGAAGTCAGGGCTAGAGAACTTTGAAGTTATAACTAGATATATGTTTTTGAATCGTGTtgagatatatttttttgaattgtgTTTTCTTGCAAAACTTACACAAAAAAGTTAATAGTAaacatacttttttttaatcaaactttCACACAATagtattttctctttcttttgtcGGTTTAGCCAATTGTAAGACAGTGCCACTGATTTAACATTTCAATTGGTAAAGCTCTCTCCTCGGCTAAAAATTCCAAACTCACTCTATTCTATACCGAAAATCCACATTTTCTAATGATAGATGCTTTAGGCTGCGGTTGTTTTTGTAAACAGGACATGACACTGAGACAGAGACactaaaaattattctttatgtATTATGTTTAAATACAATGGACAAGACACTGATGTAATGTCTAGGATACATATAAACAAGAATAACATATAatgtaaaattactaaaataggcccatctaattttaattttcatatccACCTCTCATCgtctctgtctctgtctctgtGTTGCACTCCTTGACAATAACCCTAACTCTTCTCCAGAAACAGTGGAGGAGTGAATGTTGTTCCACTTGCACGATGTTGCCTGTTTCTTGCGCCACTTCCAACTCGTTTTCTGTTTCTCTCAACTCagtctctcttctttctcttcttggCTATTGTTCTGAACCTTCTCTTTGTAAGTTCTATCTTGCTTGATTTTCATTAGTTTCGCACATGTTTCCAAATccttgatttgaaaaaaaaaaacaagtaaatTGATGTTTTTCTCTTAACCTTGAACAAAACATGTAAGGGAAAAGTTTATTTGGGAAAGTTTATggttcaaaattgaaaaaagcCTTGGAAAGGATGCTTTCATACTACCACATTGCGACTAATTATCCTCCAAGCTAGTTCTCCTCCCATCACCAAGCTTCAAAGATAAACCATGGAGACTCATTACTGAGCATATCCGTGAGTGACCCATCTAAAATTTTGAtagtatttataattaagtaaatttaatttgatcGTAAAAGTTAGCTCAATATGAAAGAAGATTCCTCAAGAATCTAATGacactatttttttaatcaatgtAAGATTTTAATAGCAATGACTATAAATACTTATTCTACAAGTTTTCTTTCCAATCAACTATGTTTATCATATCAAACTAGACCTTAACAGCTAATTGAGGAAGGAAAATTGTCAAGCTTTCATTTTTCATTGAGAATCAAGAAACAGAAAACACTACAATACACCAAGCAAGATCATCGAAGGGACACAACCAATCAAACAACACCAAATACATACAACTGAATAAAGTAGCCAAATTAGAACTTTCAAATGATTTAAACAACATTGGCAAGTATAAGAGAAATAACATGCGGATTACCGGAGATATTGGatgaagcaaagaaagaagCGTTGAAAAGAAAGAAGCCATGATTATCTAGTGCATAGGAATATTCATTAGAATGCATAAAGCAATTTGAGAATTTTCTTATGTTGAATGATTTTTCATtttctgaattttgaaaataacaTTATGAAAATCTACTATACATATCAAACAAAGTATAAAATTATGCAAATTTTATGAGTaagattatttttcaatttgagTAAGAGATTATCgatacaaagaaaaacaaaataaagaatatgagattgaaaattttaaaattttctaacaCAACACGTAATATAAGGGACCTTTTCAAACACTAGCTAAATTCTGCTTTGACTTCGAGTCAAGTACCTGTTTCAATTTATAACCAAAATAAACAGATAATGTActcaacaaaataaattatttattttttataatagcaaaataaaattaaaatagaatatatatagCTCTTTagtgatattttttttgttcatcaTAGACAGACAAgtaaatttagatatttttgttccattcaaacaaataataaaatacagaaTTTATCCAATTTCAGTACATAAAAAAGAAGTTAGTAATTTTAGCAAAAATTGCATGGTGAATGACAAAAGTGAATTTATAGAGAACTTAAAGAGGGAGAGGAACTCATGAGAAGAGCTCCAATAATGACAAAAGTATCTGTGCACAAAAACAtggaataaatataaacaaaaaagatttactgaaaaaaaaagaaaaaagaaagaagaagcacaactgtaataaagatgatgaaaaaataaaaaatatcatgtaaaaaaaaaagacaaaaagattttttaacttttatacttttaaatttaaaattaattatttaacctATTTTAACCATTAGACGATATCTTTTAGATACAGTGGCAAAcaccatttttttttcattaattatgtGAATTATCCCATTAATATTGTTATGGAAGGAAGATAGAGATAGAGGAAGCAAGGAAAGGCAGAGAGAAGCAGCAATGGCTTACATCTCTGCTTCGACAAGAACCATCCTCTTCTTATCTCGTTCAACCACCAAACTCTCCCTTTTCCCTTTCAAACCCTCTTTCTCTTCCCTCACTCTCCATTTCACCAGAACTAAATGCACTCTCCAACACCAACCTCAAACTCTGCTTCGCCGCAACATCATCGAAGTCCTCGAAGAGCGCGGCCTCCTCGACTCCACCACCAACGACTCCGCCCTCAGATCCTCCGCCGCCGCTAATTCCCCGCCTTTGAAGGTTTACTGCGGCTTCGACCCCACTGCAGAGAGCCTCCACCTCGGCAACCTCCTCGGAATCATCGTCCTCTCCTGGTTCCGCCGCTGCGGCCACCAACCCGTTGCCCTCATCGGCGGCGCCACCGCCCGCGTCGGCGACCCCTCCGGCAAGTCACTGGAGCGGCCGGAGCTCGACGTTGCCACACTAGAGAGGAACACGGCAGGTATATCCCAAACTATCAAACAAATTCTAGGTCGCTCTCTGAATTCGAACTTGGAAGGTTCTAAGGTTGTGATTTTGAATAACTATGACTGGTGGAAAGAGTTTAGTTTGTTAGATTTTTTGAAGAATGTTGGTAAGTATGCTAGGGTTGGGTCTATGATAGCTAAGGAGAGTGTTAGGAAGAGATTGGAATCTGAACAAGGAATGAGTTATACTGAACTCACCTACCAGTTGTTGCAGGGATATGATTTCTTGTACTTGTTTCAGAATGAGGGTGTGAATGTTCAGATTGGGGGGAGTGATCAGTGGGGGAATATAACTGCTGGGACTGAGTTGATTCGGAAGATCTTGCAGGTCGAGGGCGCTTATGGACTTACATTCCCTCTTTTGTTGAAGAGTGATGGTACTAAGTTTGGAAAATCGGAGGATGGCGCGATTTGGCTTTCACCTGCGATGTTGTCACCTTACAAATTTTATCAGTATTTTTTCACGGTTCCAGATGCAGATGTTATTAGGTTTTTGAAGATTCTCACGTTTTTGGATATTGAGGAGATAGCTGCATTGGAAGGGGAGATGAAGAAACCGGGTTATGTGCCTAATACTGCTCAGCGCAGACTTGCTGAGGAAGTTACAAGGTTTGTTCACGGGGATGAGGGTTTGACTGAGGCACTTAAGGCTACAGAAGCATTGCGGCCTGGATCTGAGACAAAGTTGGACTGGAAAACTATCGAGGGAATAGCTGAGGGTGTACCATCTTGTTCTTTGGCTTATGACAGTGTTTTGAACTTGTCATTGGTAGATCTTTCGGTCTCTTCTGGTTTGTTTGAGAGCAAATCTGCCGCGCGCCGCTTGTTGAAGCAAGGGggtctttacttgaacaataacAGAGTGGATAGTGAAAATAAGAGGATCGAGGAAGCAGATATAGTGGATGGGAAAGTTCT
This portion of the Arachis duranensis cultivar V14167 chromosome 6, aradu.V14167.gnm2.J7QH, whole genome shotgun sequence genome encodes:
- the LOC107491742 gene encoding tyrosine--tRNA ligase, chloroplastic/mitochondrial codes for the protein MAYISASTRTILFLSRSTTKLSLFPFKPSFSSLTLHFTRTKCTLQHQPQTLLRRNIIEVLEERGLLDSTTNDSALRSSAAANSPPLKVYCGFDPTAESLHLGNLLGIIVLSWFRRCGHQPVALIGGATARVGDPSGKSLERPELDVATLERNTAGISQTIKQILGRSLNSNLEGSKVVILNNYDWWKEFSLLDFLKNVGKYARVGSMIAKESVRKRLESEQGMSYTELTYQLLQGYDFLYLFQNEGVNVQIGGSDQWGNITAGTELIRKILQVEGAYGLTFPLLLKSDGTKFGKSEDGAIWLSPAMLSPYKFYQYFFTVPDADVIRFLKILTFLDIEEIAALEGEMKKPGYVPNTAQRRLAEEVTRFVHGDEGLTEALKATEALRPGSETKLDWKTIEGIAEGVPSCSLAYDSVLNLSLVDLSVSSGLFESKSAARRLLKQGGLYLNNNRVDSENKRIEEADIVDGKVLLISAGKKNKVLVRIA